tttctaaattttatttctatggtgcTTGGGATTATTTGTAAAATTTGAGAGAATTAAGAGATATAAAATTGCCTGTTTTGTATTTGAAAGCAttcaataaaaaatgaaataatactaataatctTTATGCTTCCGTCAGGCCCTGTTGTGTTCCCTCTACATGATCTACAAAGCGCTAGAAGAGGAGCTGGACAGGAATTCCTCCCATCCAGCTGTTGCACCGATATACTTCCCGCAGGAACTCGCCCGTCTGGAAGCGTTAGAAAAAGATCTGGAGCATTTCTTGGGTTTGGACTGGAGGAAGAAGGTCGTTGTTCCCGCAGCCACACTCCGATATGAACAGAGACTACGAAAGGTGAGTGGAGAGAGGTCTTGTATAAAGTCTTTGAAAGCAATACTTAGTAGTAgttagtaaaagtacaagtattttaCCAGAAagtgactttggtagaagttaacgTCTCTGAACACCCTTATAGTGAAGCATGACAATCAGGGTTCCCACACctgacatcaacaaagagaaaaacagaaacggattttaattttttttttgtgagaaagAGTTTTTCACTCCGACGTACAACATTTCTTGCAAGTAAGGAGTAAAGGAGACGCTTGGGGGAAATGtattggagtaaaagtaaaagtttccagaaatataaataaagtaaagtaaagatgtatgaaaattctacttaagtaggCCTAGAGTAaagaagtatttgtactttgttacgtTACGACACTGATGGTAATATTCagggtagggctgcacgatatgaggaaaacatGCGACAACGTTGTTGAATGTCGCGACATCGACATAACTTGCGATAAAAcaacatgttttaaaatgtactcagttctgctaaaatacaacaaattgttgaagttaaaacaaatgaagggaaatcatttccatcattcttttactgaacaaattgaacattgaattgaatataaaaggcaccactaaaaaaaaagaatgacagctattttttctactgatattttttttcaactaacacaaGAAATCTCGGAGTGTCTTTCGTGATGCGTTTACTGCCCCTGTTGATATAACgatgatgatgaaaaaaaacctgatgtattgtgcagccctaattctgCACTTTTTAAGAGGAAttagtttagttagttttaCGGTAATACTATTTTGTGCTGTTGTAGCAACGCCAGTCGGACACCGGCACGAACAATACTAGCTTTGTGAATTAATTAGgaatgcaccgaatccaggattcagcttcGGATTCAGccaaatattgggctttttgacggggttgggtttctgctgaaccttagaattttttcccaccgaACCCTCCGCctgcactacgcgcgctacactggtcgccgtaatgacggcgccgttaattacaggaaggtgtttacgtaggtggagcgttcaatgcagtaggctgtgagaaagtggaaatggaactggtgagcagaaaaagtgtagtttggcagaactttcagtcaaaagaaggccattcaagtccagctacatgttcaatctgcaatgctgattagtctggtggtggcgaggaccctaaactatacacaacatcaccgctgttacaacatctggtatgaaacatctggaagaatacgagttgtgatgaaggaatctacagacagcagccaaaatgcagcaacttcaggtacgacaaaggaaggacagtcactgtttacttcattaatgagtttactgtgttcatggactgaggatgggacgaggattcagcagaatctcaactagtggattcggtattcggccgaaccccaaaagtctggattcggtgcatccttAGAATGAATACATCAAAAGTGAAATGTTGCAGTATAGGTTTTGTTGAAACTTTTTTGACATGAGGGGGAGCGTTTGTGTGACGATATACTGTATTGTGCGGCCCTGATTCAGGGGAAATGTTGTGAAATAACAGCCGGATATGTGTCTATTTTTCAGATTGGCGAGGAGAGCCCAGAGCTGCTGTTGCCCCACGCCTACACTCGCTACCTTGGCGACCTATCAGGCGGTCAAGTGCTGGGGAAGATTACCCAGAAATCTCTTGGGCTGAGCACCCCCGACGGGCTTTCGTTCTTCTCCTTCCCCGGAGTGAGCAGCCCCAACCGCTTCAAGCAGCTGTACAGGAGCCGCATGAACAGCGTGGAGCTGACGGAGGAGGAGCGGGCGGCGCTGCTGGAGGAGGCCGTCACCGCCTTCGAGTTCAACATCCaggtgaggagaggaggagcaggTTTACTCTGCACCGGGGCTGCGCTGTCAATCGGAGTTTGACTGCGATTTCGATTTCCTATCGATCGGCggtggaagtattcagatcattatcttaaccctcatgttgatcttgggtcaaatctgaccagttttcaaagtttgttAATATTAGAAAATATGGGATGTCGAAATAAGCACtggaaatgtaaaaagaaaaaaaataactggacaaaatgttgggaaaagcaacaaaaacgatGAAAAAAACCTGTCTAAAACACcggaaaaaaaaacgtcaaaaaaaagctcccaaaacattgaaaaagtgacaaaacgttggaaaaaaggcgacaaaacgtCAGATAAAGAGATatcaattttgaaaaaagtgacccaaacgttgaaaaaaattttttttgaaGAAAAGCAGCTAAAATCTTGAGATAGGgacaacaaaaatgtttgttttcattgttgacgggaagacaacactgtaatacacactgtaaaaatactctgttacaagtaaaagtcctgcattataaatgttacttaagttaaagtatgtaagtatcatcagggacATGTACTTgaagtattcaaagtaaaagtactcaatgcagtgtagaaagtgtaaaggatccaaccagttgtgtgtgtaatggtcttatcatctcagcgtgacttgtaggccgttatattgttgggtaacactttacttgaaggtatctacataagagtgacatgacacatgaactctaaccctaaccctaaccataactcaGTTATGtcagtgtcatgacagtgtcatgtcactcttatgtagataccttcaagtaaagtgtaacctacTGTTGGCTAGTTTtgatttagaataaaacatcagattttataaacttcatgtgttctgtgagcagtaatcttaatgtgtaaagtaactagtaactaaagctgtaacagatgaatgtagtggagtaaaaagtacaatatttctctctgaaatgtagcggagtagaagtagaaagtggcatgaaaagacccaagtaaaatacaagtacctcaacatttggacttaagtacagtactggagtagatgtacttatttacattccaccgctgctaacgatcacaaaattgaaaaaataaacgattattttgcacgtTGCGTTTTGCAACTCCTcgtcttatttttttaatgacacgCACACTTTGGCCCCCTCTGAACTCACGTCAaggactctgatgaagatgtaaccTTACGTCGAAACATTAGTCACTGTATGCaccttaaaacataaaaataaactataaagtaagaagacatctgtgttgcaccagCCATCTTTTTACCTGACATGGTCTTGTTGTGGTTTGCAGAAGTGCAGAGAACTCTCTTTTCTACTCACTCAGCCAACATCTGAATAGgttttaaactatttattttaacccttgtgttgtcttccgtCGACCAGGCAACTTTTTGGTCTGGTCGTTTCTTTCAACACTTTTGTCGCTTAAACCCAGAGGTTTTTGCCACTTTTCCCGATGTCTTGTCGATTTTTTTCCGcaccttttgacatttttgtgttttttcaacgttcttttaattcaattcaattcaattcaattcaattttatttatagtgtcaaatcataacaggaattatctcaggacactttacagatagagtaggtctagaccacactctataatttacaaggacccaacaattccagtgattcccccaagagcaagcatgaATGCGtaagtgcgacagtggcaatgatctattaaattgaataaaacacccaaattcaataaaagtagtgaacgTATCATTTAgttgacttgtgaagagcgttgtagtgAACCAtccgttactttttttttttgaaaatttgattaaaagaaacccaaatttctgatatagaaactttttgaaaatgggtcagatttgaccccgaggatgtggccggttagctcagctggtagagcgggtgcacaTGTGCAGAGGTTTAATCCtcaacgcagaaggtccagggtttgagtctgacctgtgacggttcTCCTGCATTTCTTCATCCTGCATgtccctttcatatctcagctttcctatccaatGAAGGCAGAAATACCCCCGCCCCAAAGAAAATTTGGCAACAGATGGGTTAAGGGGAATTTAACCAGAAAGTATaaaagtatgaagggaaatgtCACAGTTGGAGGTGTTTTAACTAGTGATTGGTTGAACCGTTTCACTGCTCAATAagtgcaacatctttccaaaagtcaatgagtactcgtgttaaataaaaagatacTAACCCTTATTAAATGATCAAGTTTAGTGTCACAACATGTGGTGTCAGTGACTAATAAGTGTCCAGAATTACTGTGAAAGTGATACTAGGGAATAAAAAAAGAGGAATCGAATCTGTCAACAGGCTGATACATGTGTATGTCTTTCCCTTCAGGTTTTTGATGACTTGCAGAAAATGTTGAGCGTCTCGACAGAAACAGCCGACCAATCAGAGGGCAACGTGGTCAAAACGGGCTTGTTTCCATCAACACCAATCATGCAGTTCACCGTGGGATTATGTGTGGCACTGACCACGATTGGAATGGGCATCTACGCCTTTTAGACTTTACTTAAGTCATTTATATGCACAAATAGCATTTGGCTTATCACTTTTCACAATTTATGGAAATCCGTAACCTCTTTGTTCTTTGGTGAAATGAGATAGTGATAGATGATAGATGtgtttgagttttatttttttttctcttttcttctttcaaaacATGCCGTTGATTGTTCgacatcaaataaaaaaatcaagacTGACATTTGTGACTCGTCTATAAACTATCAAATCACAGCTGGAACGTGATTCTCCACTTGTCATTTTTATGAACTTCATTAAACAATCTGTAAAccgtaaaaaaaaagatctgaaaaCAAGTCCTAATCTGAGTGATTTCACATACTTTTATTCTTTACACATCATGTGGAAACTTAACATCTTTATGTGAGTTTTTCATCGTTATAGTATACATTCTGCCATAAAATCCAGATCTTactgaggctacatttacatgtttCATATTTCAGCAGAGTTTGGAGCCaaacgtcacacacacacacacacacacacacacacacacacacacacacacacacacacacgtgtttttatctccagcagaagaactaatctctgttcaAACTAACAGgcccaaaccaaaatatctcTCAACATGCTGGTATACTGGGACAGGAGACTCCGCCCAATGCTGGTAGTTGCCACGGTGatgttagtagcttagtctcagagaacgagacgtcgtGACCCAATCAGGCGGAGAAACGTTGGTGtgtccaaaggtctccgttggcggccgttgagactgcaacccAGCCCCGCagatttcaaaccaaaacgggtcagaagagtTTCCAAAAGTCTCCGGTAGAGGGGGAAacgctagagcagggggaatgagagggggaaacgctagagcagggggaatgagaggggggaacgctagagcagggggaatgagaggggggaacgctagagcagggggaatgagagggggaaacgccagagcagggggaatgagagggggaaacaccagagcagggggaatgagagggggggacacaccggagcagggggaatgagagggggggaaacaccagagcagggggaatgagaggggggggaacaccggagcagggggaatgagagggggaaacgccagagcagggggaatgagaggggggggaCGACAccggagcagggggaatgagagggggggggacaccggagcagggggaatgagagggggggggaaaccggagcagggggaatgagagggggggggaacaccggagcagggggaatgagagggggggggaacaccggagcagggggaatgagaggggggggaacaccggagcagggggaatgagagggggggggaacaccggagcagggggaatgagagggggggggaacaccggagcagggggaatgagaggggggggggaacaccggagcagggggaatgagagggggggggaacactggagcagggggaatgagagggggaatgtAGCAGAAGAGATTGGTTTTTAAACCAAACCGTAGCAGTGtactgtaaatgtagcctgagtcAATCCCAGCAGTTTCCATGACTGAGGGACAAAAAAGCCCGGACAGGCAGACCAAAACTAtttacatcaacaacaacataacaacaacaacgtaTTCAGAGCGCGGTTTGCTCTACTTGACTCTGTAGAGCACTTTCCTCTGCATGCGGTGCTGCAGCTCGCCGCGCCTCAACATCAGCTGGAGGACTTTGTAGATGGCGTGCTCTGGATACTTCTGCAAAACACGGGAGAATACAGAGATTACTGGCTGTGGCTAGGGCtggctttattaaaaaataaataaataaataaataaatatatcatATGTGATACCAACGCACAAACGCCTGACATGC
This window of the Sander lucioperca isolate FBNREF2018 chromosome 21, SLUC_FBN_1.2, whole genome shotgun sequence genome carries:
- the hmox1a gene encoding heme oxygenase 1a encodes the protein METMKSARKDDTGDVGRDLSEQLKAVTQQIHIQAENTQLMLSYQRGQITLPQYKALLCSLYMIYKALEEELDRNSSHPAVAPIYFPQELARLEALEKDLEHFLGLDWRKKVVVPAATLRYEQRLRKIGEESPELLLPHAYTRYLGDLSGGQVLGKITQKSLGLSTPDGLSFFSFPGVSSPNRFKQLYRSRMNSVELTEEERAALLEEAVTAFEFNIQVFDDLQKMLSVSTETADQSEGNVVKTGLFPSTPIMQFTVGLCVALTTIGMGIYAF